The proteins below come from a single Perca flavescens isolate YP-PL-M2 chromosome 8, PFLA_1.0, whole genome shotgun sequence genomic window:
- the cstpp1 gene encoding centriolar satellite-associated tubulin polyglutamylase complex regulator 1, with protein MLISTLSPIRATRMNRFNSTVPDDEYLADSNVLFYLSDAVTQLLEHKEEYTQFGVIRYFAEYFSSVKNSNHVLFREYNYIRATPHNRASFIRVFWRCYRQIGKNGDLLSMLEYRSLLQLLCPDFPLEILQSAARIVLMDDAIDCLMSFSDFLYTFQLQFYYQEFLDSVLVIYQDLLAGKSPNTVIVPTSTSIEQLPSAAAEENDKEEQQQDGVEPSTLAQCIDAFCDRFKHSHPPRSCMREVLDQFNKVSYYSFLMGLAKHETINQTIGALPSKAELLIDPEMDQELDKLIAQISVSPGSNSSGSAVGGLKEVQKKASPRRNIHHRRKMEVESDGSTEETDSSEN; from the exons ATGTTAATTTCAACGTTATCACCTATAAGGGCGACCAGAATGAACCGTTTTAATTCCACCGTCCCGGATGACGAGTACCTTG CGGACAGTAATGTGTTGTTCTACCTGAGTGATGCTGTGACCCAGCTGCTGGAACATAAAGAGGAGTACACCCAGTTCGGGGTGATCCGTTACTTTGCAGAATA tttCAGCAGTGTAAAGAACAGTAACCACGTGCTCTTCCGAGAGTATAACTACATCAGGGCCACTCCTCATAACAGAGCCTCCTTCATCAGAGTCTTCTGGAGATGCTACAGACAGATTGGCAAGAATGGAG ACTTACTGTCCATGCTGGAGTACAGGTCGCTGCTGCAGTTATTGTGTCCAGACTTCCCTTTGGAGATATTGCAGAGTGCAGCCAG AATTGTGCTAATGGACGACGCCATCGACTGTCTTATGTCTTTCTCTGATTTCCTTTATACCTTCCAGCTACAGTTCTACTACCAAG agtTCCTGGACAGCGTGCTGGTGATCTACCAGGATCTGTTAGCAGGGAAGAGTCCTAACACTGTGATCGTCCCCACGTCCACCTCCATCGAGCAGCTCCCCTCTGCCGCCGCCGAGGAGAACGAcaaggaggagcagcagcaggacgGAGTGGAACCGTCCACTCTGGCTCAGTGTATAGATGCCTTCTGTGACAGGTTCAAGCACAG tcATCCTCCCAGGTCCTGTATGAGGGAAGTACTGGATCAGTTTAACAAAGTGTCTTACTACAGCTTCCTAATGGGCCTGGCTAAACATGAGACCATCAACCAAACTATAG GAGCATTACCCAGCAAGGCAGAGTTGCTCATTGACCCAGAGATGGACCAGGAGCTAGACAAACT AATTGCCCAGATCTCAGTGAGTCCTGGCAGCAACAGCAGTGGCAGTGCAGTGGGGGGGCTGAAGGAGGTGCAGAAGAAGGCCTCCCCCAGAAGGAACATCCACCACAGGAGGAAGATGGAGGTAGAAAGCGATGGTTCCACGGAAGAGACCGACTCCTCTGAAAACTGA